A single window of Pyrus communis chromosome 10, drPyrComm1.1, whole genome shotgun sequence DNA harbors:
- the LOC137746804 gene encoding probable sugar phosphate/phosphate translocator At4g32390 has protein sequence MALSEGVVKKVLLSYAYVGIWIFLSFTVIVYNKYILDRKMYNWPFPISLTMIHMAFCSSLAFLLVRVFRLVDAVSISRDLYLKSVVPIGALYALSLWFSNSAYIFLSVSFIQMLKALMPVAVYSIGVAFKKDAFKSDTMLNMVSISVGVAIAAYGEAKFNSWGVTLQLLAVAFEATRLVLIQILLNAKGISLNPITSLYYVAPCCFVFLCVPWVIVELPVLRESSSFHFDFVIFGTNSVCAFALNLAVFLLVGKTSALTMNVAGVVKDWLLIAFSWSVIKDMVTPINLIGYLIAFGGVAYYNHAKLQGLKAAEAQRKSQQDNVEAGRLLEERDGEGNGKKSETED, from the coding sequence ATGGCGCTTTCAGAGGGGGTGGTGAAGAAGGTCCTCCTCTCCTACGCCTACGTCGGAATTTGGATCTTCCTCTCCTTCACCGTCATCGTCTACAACAAGTACATCCTCGACCGGAAAATGTACAACTGGCCGTTTCCGATCTCCCTCACCATGATCCACATGGCCTTCTGCTCCTCCCTCGCCTTCCTCCTCGTCCGCGTCTTCCGCCTCGTCGACGCCGTCTCCATCTCCCGCGACCTCTACCTCAAGTCGGTCGTCCCCATCGGCGCCCTCTACGCCCTCTCCCTCTGGTTCTCCAATTCCGCCTACATCttcctctccgtctccttcatCCAGATGCTCAAGGCCCTTATGCCGGTCGCCGTCTACTCCATCGGCGTCGCCTTCAAGAAGGACGCTTTCAAGAGCGACACCATGCTCAACATGGTCTCCATTTCCGTCGGCGTCGCTATCGCGGCGTACGGGGAAGCCAAATTTAACTCCTGGGGAGTTACATTGCAGCTGTTGGCCGTGGCGTTCGAGGCCACAAGGTTGGTTCTGATTCAGATTCTACTTAATGCAAAGGGTATTAGTTTGAATCCGATTACTTCGCTGTATTATGTTGCGCCGTGTTGTTTCGTGTTCTTGTGCGTGCCGTGGGTCATTGTTGAGCTGCCGGTGTTGAGGGAGAGCTCGAGTTTTCACTTTGATTTTGTGATTTTCGGGACGAATTCGGTGTGCGCTTTCGCTTTGAATCTGGCTGTGTTTCTGTTGGTGGGGAAGACCTCAGCTTTGACTATGAATGTTGCTGGGGTTGTCAAAGATTGGCTTTTGATTGCGTTTTCATGGTCGGTGATCAAGGATATGGTGACACCCATCAATTTGATCGGGTACCTGATTGCGTTTGGCGGGGTTGCGTATTACAATCATGCCAAATTGCAGGGGCTTAAGGCAGCCGAGGCGCAAAGGAAGTCACAGCAGGACAATGTGGAGGCCGGTAGGTTGTTGGAGGAGAGAGACGGGGAAGGGAACGGAAAGAAGAGTGAGACTGAGGATTGA
- the LOC137747204 gene encoding beta-glucuronosyltransferase GlcAT14B-like, which produces MDTNKPQKKKKWFLPLVVSLLLSTLLIFITVFTSSSSSSALFYRPRVKKHLPHFVESKLKISETSKNPVPRLAYLISGSVGDGGSLKRTLKALYHPRNQYAVHLDLEASAEERLDLARFVKEEPLFAKLGNVRAVVRANLVTYRGPTMVTNTLHAAAILLKEGGEWDWFINLSASDYPLVTQDDLLHVLSSIPRNLNFIEHTSDIGWKEDQRAKPVIIDPGLYSRQKSDVFWISQKRSVPTAYKLFTGSAWMMLSRPFIEYILWGWDNLPRTVLMYYANFLSSPEGYFHTVICNAEEFRNTTVNHDLHFISWDNPPKQHPHFLIMDDFQRMVDSNAPFARKFGRNESVLDKIDSELLGCNANGYVPGGWFSTQANGSATVPDYSLKNITTLRPGLGAQRLKRLVTSLISAEDFHAKQCT; this is translated from the exons ATGGATACCAACAAGccacagaagaagaagaaatggttTTTACCCTTGGTGGTTTCACTTCTTCTCTCCACCCTGCTAATCTTCATTACTGTTTTTACCTCTTCCAGCTCGTCTTCCGCATTATTTTACCGACCCCGTGTGAAAAAACACCTCCCACATTTCGTGGAATCGAAGCTAAAGATTTCGGAAACTTCCAAAAACCCAGTTCCCAGATTGGCCTACTTGATCTCCGGCTCCGTCGGCGACGGCGGCAGCTTGAAGCGGACGCTGAAAGCGCTGTACCATCCGAGGAATCAGTACGCAGTGCATTTGGACCTGGAGGCGTCGGCGGAGGAGCGGCTGGACTTGGCGAGATTTGTGAAGGAGGAGCCATTGTTTGCCAAGCTGGGGAATGTCAGGGCGGTGGTGAGGGCCAATTTGGTGACGTACAGAGGGCCGACGATGGTCACCAATACGCTGCACGCGGCGGCGATTTTGTTGAAGGAGGGTGGCGAGTGGGATTGGTTTATCAATTTGAGTGCTTCTGATTATCCTTTGGTGACGCAAGATG ATCTGCTTCATGTCTTGTCATCCATTCCAAGAAATCTTAATTTCATTGAGCATACCAGTGACATTGGCTGGAAGGA GGATCAGAGGGCAAAGCCCGTTATAATTGATCCGGGGCTGTATAGCCGGCAAAAATCAGATGTATTCTGGATCTCACAGAAGAGGAGCGTGCCGACTGCATATAAGCTGTTTACAG GGTCTGCTTGGATGATGCTCTCCCGTCCTTTTATCGAATATATTTTATGGGGCTGGGACAATCTGCCAAGGACAGTCCTTATGTATTATGCCAACTTTCTCTCTTCACCAGAAGGGTATTTCCACACTGTCATCTGCAACGCTGAGGAGTTTCGGAACACTACTGTGAACCATGATCTCCACTTCATATCATGGGACAACCCCCCAAAACAACATCCACATTTCCTCATCATGGATGACTTCCAGCGCATGGTAGACAGTAATGCGCCCTTCGCCAGGAAATTTGGGAGGAATGAGTCAGTTCTTGACAAGATCGACTCTGAGCTTTTAGGCTGCAATGCCAATGGATATGTGCCAGGTGGATGGTTCAGTACTCAAGCAAATGGAAGTGCGACAGTTCCAGATTACAGTTTAAAAAACATCACCACTCTTAGGCCGGGTCTTGGTGCTCAAAGGCTAAAGCGCCTCGTCACCAGTTTGATATCTGCCGAGGATTTTCATGCGAAGCAATGCACCTGA
- the LOC137747405 gene encoding nuclear pore complex protein NUP205, with translation MVLPKQLLATIESALLGPSPPSPSQRVELMHAIRSSLSSFQSLLSYPPPKPSDRAQVQSKEVRLPDGPPISLDDQDVQIALKLSDDLHLNEIDCVRLLISANQEWGIMGREPLEILRLAAGLWYTERRDLLTALYTLFRAVVLDQGLEADLVSDIQEYLENLINNGLRQRLISLIKELNREEPAGLGGPHSEHYVLDSRGALVGRHAVVSRERLILGHCLVLSIMVVRTSSRDIKDMFFVLKDSAAELSDTNNTMKRQITFSLLFSLVIAFVSDALNAVPDRASVLSRDASFRHEFHEIVTAAGNDPNVQGFVNSTRLAWAVHLMLIQDAITARDTISSASSSDMSYLQSCLEAIFSNNVFQFMIDQVLRTAAYQNDDEDMIYMYNAYLHKLITCFLSHPLARDKVKESKERAMSMLSPYRMAGSHDFAHDSNLTSQQVSETGPLSFVSLLEFVSEIYQKEPELLSGNDVLWTFVNFAGEDHTNFQTLVAFLNMLSTLASSQEGASKVFELLQGKVFRSVGWSTLFDCLSIYDEKFKQSLQTAGALLPEFPEGDAKALVAYLNVLQKVVENGNPLERNNWFPDIEPLFKLLGYENVPPYVKGALRNAITTFVHVSPSLKDTVWSYLEQYDLPVVVGSHVGKSAQPMAAQVYDMQFELNEVEARREQYPSTISFLKLLNALISEERDLSDRGRRFIGIFRFIYDHVFRPFPQRAYADPCEKWQLVVACLQHFHMILSLYDINEEDIDGVPDRSQLSTVTQPSPLQMQLPILELLKDFMSGKTVFRNIMGILLPGVNAIITERTNEVYGQLLEKAVQLSLEIIILVLEKDLLLSDFWRPLYQPLDVILSQDHNQILALLEYVRYDFQPQIQQCSIKIMSILSSRMVGLVQLLLKSNAASSLIEDYAACLELRSEACQIIENTTEDPGVLILQLLVDNISRPAPNIAHLLLKFDLDRPIERTVLQPKFHYSCLKVILEILEKLSKPDVNVLLHEFGFKLLYELCLDPLTGGPTMDLLSSKKYQFFIKHLDTIGVAPLPKRNNNQALRISSLHQRAWLLRLLAIELHVGDVNIPTHRETCLSILAHLFGQENVETGIDSYSFSLEDGMENAVALTVSKSKVLELLEVVQFRSPDTMMKLSPVVSNTKYELLVDDILSNPTTSGKGGVHYYSERGDRLIDLASFRDKLWQKFNSVYPQLSTIGSDLELNDVKETIQQLLRWGWKHNKNLEEQAAQLHMLTGWSHVVEISASRRISSLGNRSEVLYQVLDAALTASASPDCSLKMAFMLCQVALTCMAKLRDERFLFPGGLSSDSLACLDIIMAKQLPNGACHSILFKLTLAILRQESSEALRRRLYALLLSYFQYCQHMLDPDVPSTVLQFLLLEQDGDDMDLQKINREQAELARANFSILRKEAQSILDLVVKDATQGSELGKQMALYVLDALICVDHERYFLSQLQSRGFLRSCLTSISNLSHQDGGHSLETLQRAYTLEAELALLLRISHKYGKSGAQVLFSMGALEHIASCKAVNFLGSLRWVDTKHQRDVPVDVKKQRMIITPILRLVFSLLSLVDTSEFFEVKNKIVREVIDFVKGHRSLFDHVLREDISEADELVMEQINLVVGILSKVWPYEERDECGFVQGLFGLMHALFSRDWESLSTTRSIQRVENQRKTELNSFQLCFSLSSYLYFLVTKKSLRLQISDVPLDYNAAVGLQLPTLSLLGSFLTSVTTALERAAEEKSLLLNKIRDINELSRQEVDEVINIFAQQVFVSPSDNIQKRRYIVMVEMCQVVGIRDQLITIVLPLVEHVLNIFLIHFQDSSLLSDAKGSLKTIMYGAKSEPAHDILSVCGNLIPTLERLELLSEDKVGHNLKVFRRLATSLKEMAIQRLGS, from the exons ATGGTGCTACCGAAGCAGCTGCTTGCCACCATCGAATCAGCCCTGCTGGGCCCGTCGCCGCCGAGCCCGTCTCAGAGAGTGGAGCTCATGCACGCCATTCGCAGCTCTCTATCCTCCTTCCAGTCCCTCCTCTCCTATCCG CCTCCGAAACCCTCGGACCGGGCACAAGTTCAGTCAAAAGAAGTTAGGCTTCCTGATGGACCGCCAATTTCGCTTGATGACCAAGATGTTCAGATT GCTTTGAAGTTGAGTGACGACCTCCATCTCAATGAGATAGACTGCGTCCGTTTGCTTATCTCTGCTAATCAGGAG TGGGGCATAATGGGAAGAGAACCACTGGAAATTTTGCGCCTTGCAGCGGGGCTCTGGTACACTGAAAGAAGAGATCTATTAACTGCCCTCTATACACTATTTAGG GCTGTTGTACTTGATCAGGGGCTTGAAGCTGATCTCGTGTCTGACATTCAGGAATACTTGGAAAATCTTATCAATAATGGGCTGAGACAAAGATTGATATCTCTTATAAAG GAACTTAATCGAGAAGAACCAGCTGGCCTGGGTGGTCCTCACTCTGAGCACTATGTTCTAGATTCTAGAGGTGCTCTTGTGGGACGGCATGCTGTGGTATCTAGGGAGAGGCTCATACTTGGACATTGCCTCGTCCTTTCTATTATGGTTGTGCGGACGA GTTCAAGGGATATAAAGGATATGTTTTTCGTTTTAAAAGACAGTGCTGCTGAACTTAGTGACACTAACAACACCATGAAACGTCAG ATTACATTTAGTCTTCTTTTTTCTCTGGTGATCGCTTTCGTATCAGATGCTCTGAATGCAGTACCTGATAGAGCATCTGTTCTGTCCCGTGATGCTTCTTTTCGACATGAATTTCATGAAATA GTAACGGCTGCTGGAAATGATCCAAACGTTCAGGGTTTTGTCAATAGCACAAGGCTTGCTTGGGCTGTACACTTGATGTTAATACAAGATGCTATTACTGCAAGGGATACTATTTCAAGTGCTTCATCAAGTGATATGAGTTACCTGCAGTCGTGCTTGGAAGCCATTTTTTCAAACAATGTTTTCCAGTTTATGATAGATCAAGTTCTACGAACTGCAGCATATCAG AATGATGATGAGGATATGATTTATATGTACAATGCTTATCTTCACAAACTGATCACTTGTTTCTTATCTCACCCACTCGCCAGAGACAAG GTAAAAGAATCAAAGGAGAGGGCTATGAGCATGCTTAGTCCATACCGCATGGCTGGATCACATGATTTTGCACATGATAGTAACTTAACTTCTCAACAAGTCTCTGAAACTGGCCCGTTATCCTTCGTCTCTCTTTTGGAGTTTGTGAGCGAAATTTATCAG AAGGAACCAGAGCTGTTGTCTGGCAATGATGTCTTGTGGACATTTGTGAATTTTGCTGGAGAGGATCATACAAATTTTCAGACACTTGTGGCTTTCTTGAATATGCTGAGTACCTTG GCTTCTAGTCAAGAGGGCGCTTCAAAGGTTTTTGAGTTACTGCAGGGTAAAGTGTTCCGCTCCGTTGGGTGGAGCACTTTGTTTGACTGCTTATCAATTTATGATGAAAAATTTAAACAATCTCTTCAAACTGCGGGTGCCTTGCTACCGGAATTCCCAGAGGGGGATGCAAAAGCACTTGTTGCTTATTTGAATGTccttcaaaag GTTGTGGAAAACGGAAATCCCCTTGAAAGAAACAATTGGTTTCCTGATATTGAGCCTTTATTCAAACTACTTGGTTATGAAAATGTGCCTCCTTATGTGAAG GGTGCTTTACGTAATGCAATCACAACTTTTGTTCATGTCTCCCCGAGCCTAAAAGATACAGTTTGGAGTTATCTTGAGCAGTATGATCTACCTGTGGTTGTTGGGTCTCATGTTGGGAAGAGTGCACAGCCCATGGCAGCACAG GTATATGATATGCAATTTGAGTTGAATGAAGTAGAAGCAAGGAGAGAACAATATCCTTCAACAATATCTTTCCTTAAGCTGCTAAATGCTCTTATTTCTGAAGAAAGAGATCTAAGCGATAGAGGGCGTAG ATTCATTGGCATTTTTAGGTTCATCTACGATCATGTTTTTAGGCCGTTCCCTCAAAGAGCCTATGCAGATCCTTGTGAGAAATGGCAGTTGGTTGTTGCTTGTCTTCAGCATTTTCATAT GATATTGAGTCTGTATGACATCAATGAGGAGGACATTGATGGTGTCCCTGATCGTTCTCAGCTTTCAACAGTAACACAACCATCTCCACTCCAGATGCAGCTACCCATATTAGAGTTGCTAAAA gaCTTCATGAGTGGCAAAACTGTCTTCCGGAACATTATGGGCATTCTTTTGCCTGGTGTCAATGCCATCATAACTGAACGGACAAATGAAGTGTATGGGCAACTTTTAGAGAAAGCTGTGCAACTCTCTTTGGAAATTATAATCCTCGTCTTGGAGAAGGATTTGCTTCTTTCTGATTTTTGGCGTCCTCTTTaccag cCTCTGGATGTTATACTCTCTCAAGATCATAATCAAATTTTAGCTTTATTGGAATATGTCAGATATGATTTTCAACCTCAAATTCAGCAGTGCTCTATCAAAATCATGAGTATATTAAG TTCTCGCATGGTTGGGCTAGTACAGTTACTGCTAAAATCCAATGCTGCAAGCAGTTTGATTGAGGATTATGCAGCCTGCCTAGAATTACGGTCAGAAGCATGTCAGATCATAGAGAACACAACTGAGGATCCAGGTGTACTGATATTGCAG CTTCTAGTGGACAATATCAGTAGGCCAGCTCCCAATATCGCCCATTTACTACTCAAGTTTGATCTTGACAGACCTATTGAACGGACTGTTTTACAGCCAAAATTTCATTACAG TTGCTTGAAGGTTATTCTTGAAATCTTGGAGAAGCTTTCAAAGCCTGATGTGAATGTGTTGCTTCATGAATTCGGTTTCAAG CTCCTTTATGAGTTGTGCCTAGATCCTCTAACAGGTGGTCCTACTATGGATCTGTTGAGTAGTAAAAAGTATCAGTTTTTCATAAAG CACCTGGATACGATTGGGGTTGCTCCACTTCCTAAACGAAATAACAACCAGGCGCTTCGCATCAGTTCCCTTCATCAG AGAGCTTGGCTGTTGAGACTATTAGCCATTGAATTGCATGTTGGTGATGTCAATATCCCTACTCACCGGGAGACATGCCTTAGCATCCTTGCGCATCTTTTTGGGCAGGAAAATGTTGAAACTGGAATTGATTCTTATTCATTTTCCCTTGAAGATGGCATGGAAAATGCTGTAGCCCTCACTGTTAGTAAGAGTAAG GTGTTGGAGTTGCTTGAAGTAGTCCAATTTAGATCCCCAGATACCATGATGAAGCTTTCTCCGGTTGTTTCTAATACAAAATATGAACTGTTG GTGGATGACATACTTAGTAATCCTACAACTTCTGGGAAGGGAGGTGTCCATTATTACTCTGAGCGTGGTGATCGATTGATAGATCTTGCTTCATTCCGTGACAAACTTTGGCAG AAATTCAATTCTGTTTATCCTCAGTTGAGTACCATTGGCAGTGACCTAGAGCTGAACGATGTAAAAGAAACAATTCAACAGTTGTTGAGATGGGGTTGGAAGCACAATAAGAACCTTGAGGAGCAAGCAGCCCAACTTCATATGTTAACTGGCTGGTCGCATGTTGTTGAG ATATCTGCATCCAGAAGAATATCATCACTTGGAAATCGCTCTGAAGTTCTATATCA GGTTCTTGATGCTGCTCTGACTGCTTCTGCTTCTCCAGACTGTTCATTGAAGATGGCATTTATGCTGTGCCAG GTTGCTCTGACATGCATGGCAAAGTTAAGAGATGAAAGATTTTTATTCCCTGGTGGTCTTAGTTCTGATAGTTTGGCATGCCTTGATATTATCATGGCAAAACAATTACCAAATGGAGCTTGTCACTCAATCCTGTTTAAGCTTACGCTGGCAATTCTAAGACAAGAATCATCAGAAGCCTTAAGGAGACG GCTATATGCTTTGCTTCTTAGCTATTTTCAGTATTGTCAACATATGCTTGATCCAGATGTCCCGTCAACCGTTCTCCAATTCTTGCTGCTTGAGCAAGATGGTGATGATATGGATCTCCAGAAG ATCAACCGAGAACAGGCAGAACTTGCTCGTGCCAATTTCTCTATATTAAGGAAAGAAGCTCAGTCTATTTTGGATTTG GTAGTAAAGGATGCTACTCAAGGCAGTGAACTTGGAAAGCAAATGGCACTTTATGTTTTGGATGCATTGATTTGTGTAGATCATGAAAGATATTTCTTAAGCCAACTTCAAAGCAGGGGTTTCTTAAGATCTTGCTTAACGAGCATCAGCAATTTATCTCATCAG GATGGTGGACATTCTCTAGAAACATTGCAGCGAGCATACACTCTTGAGGCTGAACTTGCTTTACTACTGAGAATAAGTCACAAGTACGGGAAATCTGGAGCTCAGGTTCTCTTTTCCATGGGTGCTTTGGAGCATATTGCTTCATGCAAGGCAGTCAACTTTCTC GGAAGCTTGAGATGGGTTGACACAAAACATCAAAGAGATGTTCCAGTGGATGTCAAGAAGCAAAGGATGATTATAACTCCTATTCTGAGATTAGTGTTTTCTCTGTTGTCGTTGGTTGATACTTCTGAATTTTTTGAG GTGAAGAATAAAATTGTTCGTGAAGTAATAGATTTTGTCAAAGGGCATAGATCACTTTTTGATCATGTTCTTCGGGAAGACATTTCTGAAGCTGATGAGTTGGTGATGGAACAGATAAATCTGGTTGTTGGTATCCTTAGCAAG GTTTGGCCCTACGAAGAGCGTGATGAATGTGGCTTTGTTCAAGGGCTTTTTGGTTTGATGCATGCTCTTTTCTCTCGTGATTGGGAGTCTCTCAGTACTACTCGATCAATTCAACGTGTTGAG AATCAGAGGAAGACAGAGCTTAACTCGTTTCAATTATGCTTCAGCCTAAGCTCCTATCTATATTTTCTGGTCACAAAGAAATCCCTTAGACTGCAG ATCTCAGACGTTCCCCTAGATTACAATGCTGCTGTGGGACTTCAACTTCCCACATTGAGTTTGCTGGGTTCCTTTCTCACTTCTGTCACAACTGCTCTTGAAAGAGCCGCCGAGGAAAAGTCCTTACTACTCAATAAG ATTCGAGACATAAATGAATTATCGAGACAGGAGGTGGATGAAGTCATTAATATATTTGCCCAGCAAGTTTTTGTTTCGCCATCAGACAATATCCAGAAAAG GAGGTATATCGTGATGGTGGAAATGTGCCAGGTTGTTGGTATAAGGGATCAGTTAATAACTATTGTACTTCCGCTCGTGGAACATGTGCTGAACATTTTCCTGATCCATTTCCAGGATAG CTCATTGTTATCCGATGCCAAGGGATCATTGAAGACAATCATGTACGGTGCCAAGTCTGAACCGGCACACGACATATTGTCCGTGTGTGGAAATCTAATTCCCACTTTAGAACGACTTGAGTTACTAAGCGAG GATAAAGTAGGCCACAATCTGAAGGTGTTTCGGAGATTAGCGACTTCACTCAAGGAAATGGCGATTCAACGGTTAGGCTCTTGA